The Candidatus Hoaglandella endobia DNA window GAGAATTTCATTAAACATAAAACTTAAATGTAGCATAAAAATCTTCATTAAAAAAAGATAGCATTAAATCTTTAATCTGGATTATTTAATTATTAACCTTTACATTATGAGTAAAACTTAATGCAAAAAAACATTAAAATAATGATGGAAGAAAACAACTGGTCCGGTATTACTCTAACTGAGTCTGCCGCGCAGCAAATTTGTCGCCTGGTAGCCAATGATTCTACCATGCTAGGAGTACGTCTTCGCGTTAAGCAATCCGGCTGCGCCGGGTTAAGCTATGTAATGGAAAAAGTTATGCGGCCTGACAAAGATGATCAACTCTACGAGCATGACGGCGCTAAACTGTATGTGCCGCTCAAGGCTATGCCGTTCATCGACGGTACTGAGCTGGATTACGTACAAAAAGGCCTGAATCATGTCTTCAAATTTAACAATCCCAAAGCTCAGCACGCCTGCGGGTGCGGCGAAAGTTTTGGCCTTTGAGCGATGATTTTATTATGGCACGAAGCAATGAGGCAATTGATACGATTCATCCATGGGCTAAAAGCGAGCAATTTTATAAAGAAGGCTTTTTTACTCAGCTGGTGACCGAAGAACTGGAGCACGGTATCAGCGAAGATGTTGTCCGCGACATCTCAGCAAAACGCGATGAACCAGAGTGGATGCTTGAATTTCGTTTGAATGCCTATCGCGCCTGGCTAAACATGGAAGAACCGCATTGGTTGAAAGCCGATTACAAGCCACTTAATTACAATGACTATAGCTATTATTCCGCACCATCTTGCGGCGTCTGCGACAACACCTACAGTGGTGAACAGCCTGGAATGCAACAGGCTAATGCAGAAGGGGTGAAAAACTACTTGACCAAAGAAGTCGAGCAGACGTTTAATCAGCTCGGCGTACCTGTACATGAAGGTAGCAAAGTGGCAGTAGACGCCATTTTTGATTCGGTTTCAGTGTCCACTACCTATAGTGCTAAGCTAGCACAGCAGGGCATTATCTTTTGTTCCTTCGGTGAAGCTATCCATAAATACCCAGAACTAGTACGCCAATATTTAGGTAGCGTGGTGCCGGCTAATGATAATTTTTTCGCTGCTCTCAATTTAGCAGTAGCCTCAGACGGTACCTTCGTCTACCTACCAAAGAACGTGCGCTGTCCGATGGAGCTGTCGACCTATTTCCGCATTAACGCTGCTAAAACCGGTCAATTCGAGCGCACCATTCTTATCGCCGATGAAGGCAGCTATGTAAGCTATATCGAAGGCTGCTCAGCACCGGTGCGCAACAGCTACCAGCTGCATGCCGCAGTAGTAGAAATTATCATCTTAAAAAACGCTGAAGTAAAATATTCCACGGTGCAAAACTGGTTTGCCGGCAGGGAGGCAGAAAGTGGTATCCTCAATTTCGTTACCAAGCGCGCCCTTTGTGCCGGTGCAAATTCAAAAATGTCCTGGACTCAATCTGAGACTGGTTCGGCTATCACCTGGAAATACCCGAGCGTTATTTTGCGCGGCGACAACTCTATAGGAGAATTTTTTTCGGTAGCATTAACCAATGGTCACCAGCAGGCGGATACTGGCACTAAAATGATCCACATCGGCAAAAATACTCGCTCCACCATCATATCCAAGGGAATTGCGGCTGGGAAGAGTGACAATTCCTACCGTGGACTGGTAAAAATTCTGCCTACCGCTATTAACGCTCGTAATTTTACCCAGTGTGAATCCATGCTCATCGGCAGTGAATGTGGTGCACAC harbors:
- the sufA gene encoding Fe-S cluster assembly scaffold SufA, producing the protein MQKNIKIMMEENNWSGITLTESAAQQICRLVANDSTMLGVRLRVKQSGCAGLSYVMEKVMRPDKDDQLYEHDGAKLYVPLKAMPFIDGTELDYVQKGLNHVFKFNNPKAQHACGCGESFGL
- the sufB gene encoding Fe-S cluster assembly protein SufB; the encoded protein is MARSNEAIDTIHPWAKSEQFYKEGFFTQLVTEELEHGISEDVVRDISAKRDEPEWMLEFRLNAYRAWLNMEEPHWLKADYKPLNYNDYSYYSAPSCGVCDNTYSGEQPGMQQANAEGVKNYLTKEVEQTFNQLGVPVHEGSKVAVDAIFDSVSVSTTYSAKLAQQGIIFCSFGEAIHKYPELVRQYLGSVVPANDNFFAALNLAVASDGTFVYLPKNVRCPMELSTYFRINAAKTGQFERTILIADEGSYVSYIEGCSAPVRNSYQLHAAVVEIIILKNAEVKYSTVQNWFAGREAESGILNFVTKRALCAGANSKMSWTQSETGSAITWKYPSVILRGDNSIGEFFSVALTNGHQQADTGTKMIHIGKNTRSTIISKGIAAGKSDNSYRGLVKILPTAINARNFTQCESMLIGSECGAHTFPCIEARNNTAQLEHEAMTSRISEDQIFYCRQRGISEDDTISMIVNGFCKDVFSELPLEFAVEAQKLLAISLEYSVG